A section of the Pseudanabaena mucicola str. Chao 1806 genome encodes:
- a CDS encoding phosphoadenylyl-sulfate reductase produces MTLQTDIDTAAAKLKDKTPQEVLTWALGNYKYISLASSFGAEDVALIDMIAKIKPDAHVFTLDTGRLNIETYDVIAKIQQRYPQLQLRIMFPQAEAVEQMVSEKGINLFYDSVENRKQCCYIRKVEPLSRATKGLDAWITGLRRDQTANRSTMETVELDGDRKIAKINPLIDWTNEQVWEYIRTNDVPYNSLHDQDFPSIGCAPCTRAVQAGEDLRAGRWWWEMSNQECGLHVTSDGHLVRAKDVKQ; encoded by the coding sequence ATGACTCTACAAACAGACATTGACACTGCTGCTGCAAAGCTCAAAGACAAAACTCCTCAAGAAGTCCTCACATGGGCTCTCGGCAACTACAAATATATCTCCCTTGCATCTAGCTTTGGAGCCGAAGATGTCGCATTGATTGACATGATCGCCAAAATCAAGCCCGATGCTCATGTCTTCACCCTCGATACAGGTCGCCTCAATATCGAAACCTATGACGTAATCGCCAAAATCCAACAAAGATATCCACAATTACAACTGAGGATCATGTTCCCTCAAGCGGAAGCGGTAGAACAAATGGTTAGCGAAAAAGGCATTAATCTGTTTTATGACAGTGTGGAAAATCGCAAGCAATGTTGTTATATCCGCAAGGTAGAACCCCTCAGTCGTGCTACCAAAGGGCTAGATGCTTGGATTACAGGGCTACGTCGTGACCAAACTGCGAACCGTTCCACGATGGAAACCGTTGAGCTAGATGGCGATCGCAAAATCGCCAAAATCAATCCATTGATCGATTGGACAAATGAACAGGTTTGGGAATATATTCGCACCAATGATGTTCCCTACAATTCTCTCCATGATCAGGACTTCCCAAGCATTGGTTGTGCGCCTTGTACTAGAGCTGTTCAAGCAGGTGAAGATCTGCGTGCTGGTCGTTGGTGGTGGGAAATGAGCAATCAGGAATGTGGATTGCACGTCACCAGTGATGGTCACCTTGTTCGGGCTAAGGATGTTAAACAATAA